The following DNA comes from Candidatus Methylomirabilota bacterium.
GCCGCGTAGACGTCGATCGCCGTCACGCGGCTCCAATCGCCGCCGAGCGCGCGCAGGCGGTCCTGCATGACGCCCATCACGAACCGCGCCTTCTCGCGCATGGCATCCGGTGACGTGTCCCCGTGGCGCACGATACCGTCGGGCCCCTTCGCGCGATCCCGCATCTCGCCCGCGCCCGCCACGATGAAGGTCGGCGACGGAGTGGCTCCGGGCGTCGTGTAG
Coding sequences within:
- a CDS encoding RidA family protein — encoded protein: YTTPGATPSPTFIVAGAGEMRDRAKGPDGIVRHGDTSPDAMREKARFVMGVMQDRLRALGGDWSRVTAIDVYAAQPIYGFLLDEILRPAGPAAIHGVHWFPSRPPIQGLEFEMDMRGVARELVW